The Macaca nemestrina isolate mMacNem1 chromosome 12, mMacNem.hap1, whole genome shotgun sequence genome contains a region encoding:
- the LOC105469632 gene encoding equilibrative nucleoside transporter 2 isoform X1, with protein MARGDAPRDSYHLVGISFFILGLGTLLPWNFFITAIPYFQARLVGASNSTTRILGTNHTGPEDAFNFNNWVTLLSQLPLLLFTLLNSFLYQCIPETVRILGSLLAILLLFALTAALVKVDMSPGPFFSITMASVCFINSFSAVLQGSLFGQLGTMPSTYSTLFLSGQGLAGIFAALAMLLSMASGVDAQTSALGYFITPCVGILMSIMCYLSLPHLKFARYYLANKPSQAQAQELETKAELLQSDENGIPNSPQKVALTLDLDLEKEPESEPDEPQKSGKPSVFVVFQKIWLTALCLVLVFTVTLSVFPAITAMVTSSTSPGKWSHFFNPICCFLLFNIMDWLGRSLTSYFLWPDEDSRLLPLLVCLRFLFVPLFMLCHVPQRSRLPTLFPQDAYFITFMLLFAISNGYLVSLTMCLAPRQVLPHEREVAGALMTFFLALGLSCGASLSFLFKALL; from the exons ATGGCGCGAGGAGACGCCCCGCGGGACAG CTACCACCTGGTCGGGATCAGCTTCTTCATCCTGGGGCTGGGCACCCTCCTTCCCTGGAACTTCTTCATCACCGCCATCCCG TACTTCCAGGCGCGACTGGTCGGGGCCAGCAACAGCACAACCAGGATCCTGGGCACCAACCACACAGGCCCGGAGGATGCCTTCAACTTCAACAATTGGGTGACGCTGCTGTCCCAGCTGCCCCTGCTGCTCTTCACCCTTCTCAACTCCTTCCTGTACCAGTG CATCCCGGAGACGGTGCGCATTCTGGGCAGCCTGCTGGCCATACTGCTGCTCTTTGCCCTGACGGCAGCGTTGGTCAAGGTGGACATGAGCCCCGGACCCTTCTTCTCCATCACCATGGCCTCCGTCTGCTTCATCAACT CCTTCAGTGCAGTCCTACAGGGCAGCCTCTTCGGGCAGCTGGGCACCATGCCCTCCACCTACAGCACTCTCTTCCTCAGCGGCCAGGGCCTGGCTGGGATCTTTGCTGCCCTTGCCATGCTCCTGTCCATGGCCA GTGGCGTGGACGCCCAGACCTCCGCCCTGGGGTACTTTATCACGCCCTGTGTGGGCATCCTCATGTCCATCATGTGTTACCTGAGCCTGCCTCACCTG AAGTTTGCCCGCTACTACCTGGCCAATAAACCATCCCAGGCCCAagctcaggagctggagaccaaaGCTGAGCTCCTCCAGTCTG ATGAGAACGGGATTCCCAATAGTCCCCAGAAGGTAGCTCTGACCCTGGATCTTGACCTGGAGAAGGAGCCGGAATCAGAGCCAGATGAGCCCCAGAAGTCAGGAAAACCTTCAGTCTTCGTTGTCTTCCAGAAG ATCTGGCTGACAGCGCTGTGCCTTGTGTTGGTCTTCACAGTCACCCTGTCCGTCTTCCCCGCCATCACAGCTATGGTGACCAGCTCCACCAGTCCCGGGAAGTGGA GTCACTTCTTCAACCCCATCTGCTGCTTCCTCCTCTTCAACATCATGGACTGGCTGGGACGGAGCCTGACCTCTTACTTCCTGTGG CCAGATGAGGACAGCCGGCTGCTGCCCCTGCTGGTCTGCCTGCGGTTCCTGTTCGTGCCCCTCTTCATGCTGTGCCACGTGCCCCAGAGGTCCCGGCTGCCCACCCTCTTCCCACAGGATGCCTACTTCATCACCTTCATGCTGCTGTTTGCCATTTCTAATGGCTACCTGGTGTCCCTCACCATGTGCTTGGCGCCCAG GCAGGTGCTGCCACACGAGAGGGAGGTGGCTGGCGCCCTCATGACCTTCTTCCTGGCCCTGGGACTTTCCTGTGgagcctccctctccttcctcttcaagGCGCTTCTCTGA
- the LOC105469632 gene encoding equilibrative nucleoside transporter 2 isoform X2, whose amino-acid sequence MARGDAPRDSYHLVGISFFILGLGTLLPWNFFITAIPYFQARLVGASNSTTRILGTNHTGPEDAFNFNNWVTLLSQLPLLLFTLLNSFLYQCIPETVRILGSLLAILLLFALTAALVKVDMSPGPFFSITMASVCFINCGVDAQTSALGYFITPCVGILMSIMCYLSLPHLKFARYYLANKPSQAQAQELETKAELLQSDENGIPNSPQKVALTLDLDLEKEPESEPDEPQKSGKPSVFVVFQKIWLTALCLVLVFTVTLSVFPAITAMVTSSTSPGKWSHFFNPICCFLLFNIMDWLGRSLTSYFLWPDEDSRLLPLLVCLRFLFVPLFMLCHVPQRSRLPTLFPQDAYFITFMLLFAISNGYLVSLTMCLAPRQVLPHEREVAGALMTFFLALGLSCGASLSFLFKALL is encoded by the exons ATGGCGCGAGGAGACGCCCCGCGGGACAG CTACCACCTGGTCGGGATCAGCTTCTTCATCCTGGGGCTGGGCACCCTCCTTCCCTGGAACTTCTTCATCACCGCCATCCCG TACTTCCAGGCGCGACTGGTCGGGGCCAGCAACAGCACAACCAGGATCCTGGGCACCAACCACACAGGCCCGGAGGATGCCTTCAACTTCAACAATTGGGTGACGCTGCTGTCCCAGCTGCCCCTGCTGCTCTTCACCCTTCTCAACTCCTTCCTGTACCAGTG CATCCCGGAGACGGTGCGCATTCTGGGCAGCCTGCTGGCCATACTGCTGCTCTTTGCCCTGACGGCAGCGTTGGTCAAGGTGGACATGAGCCCCGGACCCTTCTTCTCCATCACCATGGCCTCCGTCTGCTTCATCAACT GTGGCGTGGACGCCCAGACCTCCGCCCTGGGGTACTTTATCACGCCCTGTGTGGGCATCCTCATGTCCATCATGTGTTACCTGAGCCTGCCTCACCTG AAGTTTGCCCGCTACTACCTGGCCAATAAACCATCCCAGGCCCAagctcaggagctggagaccaaaGCTGAGCTCCTCCAGTCTG ATGAGAACGGGATTCCCAATAGTCCCCAGAAGGTAGCTCTGACCCTGGATCTTGACCTGGAGAAGGAGCCGGAATCAGAGCCAGATGAGCCCCAGAAGTCAGGAAAACCTTCAGTCTTCGTTGTCTTCCAGAAG ATCTGGCTGACAGCGCTGTGCCTTGTGTTGGTCTTCACAGTCACCCTGTCCGTCTTCCCCGCCATCACAGCTATGGTGACCAGCTCCACCAGTCCCGGGAAGTGGA GTCACTTCTTCAACCCCATCTGCTGCTTCCTCCTCTTCAACATCATGGACTGGCTGGGACGGAGCCTGACCTCTTACTTCCTGTGG CCAGATGAGGACAGCCGGCTGCTGCCCCTGCTGGTCTGCCTGCGGTTCCTGTTCGTGCCCCTCTTCATGCTGTGCCACGTGCCCCAGAGGTCCCGGCTGCCCACCCTCTTCCCACAGGATGCCTACTTCATCACCTTCATGCTGCTGTTTGCCATTTCTAATGGCTACCTGGTGTCCCTCACCATGTGCTTGGCGCCCAG GCAGGTGCTGCCACACGAGAGGGAGGTGGCTGGCGCCCTCATGACCTTCTTCCTGGCCCTGGGACTTTCCTGTGgagcctccctctccttcctcttcaagGCGCTTCTCTGA